The sequence ATTTATTAATCAAATGATTGGTTGCCGGACCTTGCTATCTTCAGCATTCTGTCAAACTCTTCCGGAGAAAGGTCATTGAAGAAGAAGTACACAGGGTCTACTTTTTCCCCGTTCTTTTCCACTTCGTAGTGGCAGTGAGGGCCTGTTGACTTACCTGTACTTCCTACCCAACCTAGTACGTCGCCACGTTTTACAGCTGTACCTGTTTTTACTTTTATCTTAAGCATGTGGCCATAGCGGGTTCTGTACCCATATCCATGGTTTACAACCACATGGTTACCATAGCCTACATCGCTCATGCTGGCTTCTTCCACCACACCATCGCCGGTGGCGTAGATGGGGGTACCGGCAGGAGCTGCGAAATCAAGACCGGAATGATACTTTACAGTTTTGTATATCGGATCGATTCTATATCCAAAACCGGAGGCGATACGCTTCAGGTCTTTGTTGGAAACCGGCTGGATGGCCGGGATAGAAGCGAGCATTTTTTGTTTATTTTTTACCAGGTCATCAATCTTTTCATAAGATTTAGCCTGAATACCAATGCGATGCACTAATTCCTGGAGCAAAGCGCCTGTGCTGGCAATGATTTCGCTGCTGGAAAAAGAAG is a genomic window of Chitinophaga sp. LS1 containing:
- a CDS encoding M23 family metallopeptidase gives rise to the protein MKKVKYFYNTQTLKYEKLVVSLRVKVLRILGFVSAAIVTGFIFLSISYRVLDSPKEKNLRRDLEVMNEKYEEMQGRMKEVKSQLAELEHRDNEIYRVIFEASPIPDSARAGNMAKEEELSQMASFSSSEIIASTGALLQELVHRIGIQAKSYEKIDDLVKNKQKMLASIPAIQPVSNKDLKRIASGFGYRIDPIYKTVKYHSGLDFAAPAGTPIYATGDGVVEEASMSDVGYGNHVVVNHGYGYRTRYGHMLKIKVKTGTAVKRGDVLGWVGSTGKSTGPHCHYEVEKNGEKVDPVYFFFNDLSPEEFDRMLKIARSGNQSFD